In Pseudomonas rhizosphaerae, one DNA window encodes the following:
- the lapD gene encoding cyclic di-GMP receptor LapD, producing MSLFKQLLIAICLFLVVAFTGSFMVSLESSRTQYVNQLRSHAQDAATALALSLTPNIDDPAMVELMVSSIFDSGYYASIRVVNLADDSVIVERAAEPDGNGVPAWFVKMINLAPAGGDAIVSRGWEQAARVEVVSHPMFAVAKLWQAALGSLGWLLLCGAVSAALGALLLRRQLKPLDYMVEQSHAIARREFLSLPDLPRTPELRRVVQAMNQMVEKLKALFHEQTVRSERLRIESYQDSLTGLANRRYFEMQLHTRVSNLEEASAGYLVLLRINDLAGLNQRLGGQRTDQLLQAVSQQLVRTCARHPETLNLITRSRGGEFSILAPGMVREEAQQLAQALDANLRSLAQTGATDLLPVAHLGLAPYTPGDDPQALLKLADEALAQAEGAGECSWVCLEHRALATVENDHHAWHTLLDNALAQGRFQLYFQPVVSSLDTTQVLHHKVLSRLIDEQGHAVAAGRFLPWLERFGWSARLDRLMLELVLEHLRKHDATLALNLSAASLNDPQALEALFERLAQYPSLGPRLTLEIGEEQIPEQSVLEQLTRRLRSLGYSLSLQRFGGRFSMIGNLAHLGLGYLKIDGSYIRAIDQESHKRLFIEAIQRAAHSIDLPLIAERVETQGELQVIREMGIAGVQGQLVGEPQPWQPG from the coding sequence ATGTCTCTGTTCAAACAGCTGTTGATCGCGATATGCCTGTTTCTGGTGGTGGCTTTCACTGGCAGCTTCATGGTCAGCCTAGAGAGCTCGCGCACTCAGTACGTCAACCAGCTGCGTTCGCACGCCCAGGATGCGGCCACGGCCCTGGCGTTGTCGCTCACGCCCAATATCGACGACCCGGCGATGGTCGAACTGATGGTCAGCTCGATCTTCGACAGTGGCTATTACGCCAGCATTCGCGTGGTCAACCTGGCGGATGACAGCGTCATCGTCGAGCGAGCCGCCGAGCCGGATGGTAACGGTGTGCCAGCCTGGTTCGTGAAGATGATCAATCTAGCCCCAGCCGGCGGCGACGCCATTGTCAGCCGCGGTTGGGAGCAGGCGGCCCGGGTCGAGGTGGTGAGCCATCCGATGTTTGCCGTGGCCAAGCTGTGGCAGGCTGCCCTGGGCAGTCTGGGCTGGTTGCTGCTGTGCGGCGCGGTCAGTGCTGCGCTGGGTGCACTGCTGCTGCGTCGCCAGCTCAAGCCGCTGGACTACATGGTCGAGCAGTCGCACGCCATTGCGCGAAGGGAGTTCCTCAGCCTGCCCGATCTGCCGCGCACGCCTGAACTGCGGCGCGTGGTGCAAGCCATGAATCAGATGGTGGAAAAACTCAAGGCGTTGTTCCATGAGCAGACCGTGCGCAGTGAACGGTTGCGTATCGAGTCGTACCAGGACAGCCTGACCGGACTGGCCAACCGGCGCTATTTCGAGATGCAGTTGCACACGCGGGTGAGCAATCTGGAAGAGGCCAGCGCGGGTTATCTCGTGCTGTTGCGTATCAACGACCTGGCCGGCCTCAACCAACGGCTGGGTGGGCAGCGGACCGACCAGTTGCTGCAGGCGGTCAGCCAGCAGTTGGTACGCACCTGCGCGCGTCACCCTGAGACGCTCAACCTGATCACCCGCAGCCGGGGTGGCGAGTTTTCCATACTGGCACCGGGCATGGTGCGCGAAGAGGCTCAGCAGCTCGCCCAGGCGCTCGACGCGAACCTGCGCAGCCTGGCACAGACCGGCGCTACCGACCTGCTGCCGGTGGCCCATCTGGGGCTGGCACCGTATACGCCTGGGGATGACCCGCAAGCGCTGCTCAAGTTGGCCGACGAGGCCTTGGCGCAGGCCGAGGGCGCGGGTGAGTGCAGTTGGGTCTGTCTCGAGCACAGGGCACTGGCGACGGTGGAGAACGATCACCACGCCTGGCACACGCTGCTCGACAATGCCCTGGCGCAGGGCCGCTTCCAGCTGTACTTCCAGCCGGTCGTGAGCAGCCTGGATACCACGCAGGTGCTTCACCACAAGGTGCTGTCGCGGCTGATCGACGAGCAGGGCCATGCCGTTGCTGCCGGGCGATTCCTGCCTTGGCTGGAGCGCTTCGGGTGGTCGGCACGCCTGGATCGGCTGATGCTAGAGCTGGTGCTGGAACATCTGCGCAAGCACGACGCCACGCTCGCCTTGAACCTGTCTGCAGCCAGCTTGAACGATCCGCAGGCGCTGGAAGCGCTGTTCGAACGATTGGCGCAGTATCCATCCCTGGGCCCGCGCCTGACCCTGGAAATCGGCGAGGAGCAGATTCCGGAACAAAGCGTGCTCGAGCAGCTCACGCGGCGTCTGCGCAGCCTGGGCTACAGCCTGAGCCTGCAGCGCTTTGGCGGGCGTTTCAGCATGATCGGCAACCTGGCGCATCTGGGCCTTGGCTACCTGAAGATCGACGGCAGCTACATTCGCGCCATCGATCAGGAAAGCCACAAGCGGCTGTTCATCGAGGCCATCCAGCGGGCAGCGCACAGCATCGACCTGCCGCTGATTGCCGAGCGGGTCGAGACGCAAGGGGAGTTGCAGGTAATTCGCGAGATGGGGATTGCCGGCGTGCAGGGCCAGCTCGTGGGTGAGCCGCAGCCCTGGCAGCCAGGCTAG
- the lapG gene encoding cysteine protease LapG, protein MLTRLKYLQTVRCLAIAFALAGTLLGGLHADWDFNQISRRAEGLYGPLGEGAQRIDAWQRLLATQKPLSESEQLEVVNKFFNHQLRYREDLDLWHEVDYWATPVQSLLKGAGDCEDYAIAKYFSLRHLGVAADKLRITYVKALRQNRAHMVLTYYATPTAMPLVLDSLMDPILPANQRQDLLPVYAFNGEGLWLTGAGGNKKVGDTKRLSRWQDVLKKMTAEGFPASPDY, encoded by the coding sequence TTGCTCACACGGTTGAAGTACCTACAGACGGTGCGCTGTCTTGCGATTGCCTTTGCCCTGGCAGGCACATTGCTGGGTGGACTTCATGCCGACTGGGATTTCAATCAGATCAGTCGCCGCGCCGAGGGTCTGTATGGTCCATTAGGTGAAGGCGCGCAGCGTATCGATGCGTGGCAACGGCTGTTGGCTACCCAGAAGCCGTTGAGTGAAAGCGAACAGTTGGAAGTGGTGAACAAGTTTTTCAACCATCAGCTGCGGTATCGCGAGGACCTGGATCTGTGGCATGAGGTGGACTATTGGGCCACGCCGGTACAGTCGTTGCTCAAGGGTGCAGGCGACTGCGAGGACTATGCGATTGCCAAGTACTTCAGCCTGCGTCATCTGGGCGTTGCCGCCGACAAGCTGCGCATCACCTACGTCAAGGCGCTGCGGCAGAACCGCGCGCACATGGTGCTCACCTACTACGCCACCCCGACTGCCATGCCCCTGGTACTGGACAGCCTGATGGACCCTATATTGCCTGCCAATCAGCGCCAGGACCTTTTGCCTGTCTATGCCTTCAACGGTGAGGGGTTGTGGCTCACCGGCGCTGGTGGCAACAAGAAGGTAGGTGATACCAAGCGCCTGTCGCGTTGGCAGGATGTGCTGAAGAAAATGACCGCCGAAGGCTTTCCGGCCAGTCCGGATTATTAA
- a CDS encoding GntR family transcriptional regulator, protein MTGKPTVLASILGSEQVPAHLARSVIEERLRAAIYDGRLPCGMAIRQQELATLFGVSRMPVREALRQLEAQGLLKVVHHKGAVVAPLINHDSAETYALRMLLECEALRLSVPLLEEADFAFAQDCIERLERTSDYVEISRLNRAFHRTLYAHANNRRLLNLVDEGLIEEERFLRFNLEAMGLRNMAQDDHRNMLQAARQRNVALAVELLREHLQRGVDAIERYLAQRSSN, encoded by the coding sequence GTGACTGGAAAACCCACTGTGCTGGCCAGTATTCTCGGCAGTGAACAAGTGCCTGCGCATCTGGCACGCTCGGTGATTGAAGAAAGGCTTCGTGCAGCCATCTACGATGGACGCCTACCCTGCGGCATGGCCATCCGGCAGCAGGAGCTGGCCACATTGTTCGGCGTCAGTCGCATGCCAGTGCGCGAAGCCCTGCGCCAGCTTGAAGCACAGGGCCTGTTGAAGGTCGTGCATCACAAAGGCGCAGTGGTCGCTCCCCTGATCAATCACGACTCCGCAGAAACCTATGCCTTGCGCATGCTCCTGGAGTGCGAAGCCTTGCGTCTTTCAGTCCCACTGTTGGAAGAAGCAGATTTTGCCTTTGCACAGGACTGCATCGAGCGCTTGGAACGCACATCGGATTACGTCGAGATCAGTCGTCTGAACCGGGCGTTCCATCGAACGCTGTACGCCCATGCCAATAACCGCCGTTTACTGAACCTGGTAGATGAAGGGCTCATCGAAGAAGAGCGCTTCCTGCGCTTCAACCTCGAAGCCATGGGCTTGCGTAATATGGCCCAGGACGATCACCGGAACATGTTGCAGGCCGCCAGGCAGCGCAATGTAGCCCTGGCGGTCGAACTGTTGCGAGAGCATCTCCAGCGCGGCGTAGACGCCATCGAACGCTATCTGGCGCAACGCTCAAGCAACTGA